The DNA region ATGCTGCATGCAGATCGAGGTCGAGCCCATCGATGTCGCTGAAACGTTCGACTACATCGCATCAGCGCTCGAGCACGCTGGGCTGACCGCGAAGCCTTCGCAACCGGGCACCTTCACCGACACGTCCGTCGTCCGAATGCACGAAATCGCCGAAGGCAGAATGGCCGCCCTCGCGCACGTCGCCGAGTTAGCGTTGCAGCATGCCGCAGCGATCCGATCCCATCGCATCACGACCGGAATCGTCGAGTCCGCGATCACCGAAATGCAATCTTCGGCCGCAGCCTAGCGAGCCCGCGAAAACGCCAATCACTTTTCTTCGATGCGGTACAGCGCCGCGTCAGTACGAACGATCAACGCGCCATCGATCACCGCGGGCGAAGCCATGATCTTTCCATCAAGCTCGTTCACCGCAACGATCTCGGGTTCGTCGCCAGGCTTCACGATCGTGACCTTGCCGTCGTGGGATCCAAAATAGATCAGCCCACCGATCAGCGTCGGCGATGCCGAATAGTCGCCACCGAGTCGCTCCTTCCAAAACTCTTCACCGTCGACGGCACTCTTACTACTGGCCACGCCATTGTCCGATACCATGTAAAGTCGGTTATCGTGCAACACCATCGACGGTCGCGCGGGAATCCCCTGAGCCGTCGTCCACTCGACGTGCGAATCGGTCACGTCCCCCGATCCGTCGACACGAACCGCCCAAAGTTCAGGTTTACCGAAACCAGTCGAAAAGAAAACAACGTCGTCCTGAAACAACGGACGAGGGACGACCGAAAAACCTTTGCCGTGACGCAGTCGCCAAATCTCGTTGCCCGTTTTCGCTTCGTAAGCAACGATCCACTGAGCTCCCATGCAAATCAGTTGCTCGCGGCCGGCCGAGTCCGTGATCACGATCGGGGTACAGTAAGACTTCGAAGTATCCGGCGTCGCGTTCTCGAACGGCGGCCGGTCAGCTTCCCAGATCGTTTCGCCCGTGCGTTTATTCAATCCCGTGACGTACTGACGATCCATACCGTCTTGGATCAGCACTAAGACGTCACCATGCACAAGCGGTGAACTGCCCGGACCGACACCATGCTCCAGAGGCAACCGTCGCTGCCAAACAACTTCGCCCGACTTCCGATCAACGCGAAACGTTCCGTAAGTACCGAAGTGGCAATACAGTGAATCGCCATCGATCACCGGCGTTGGCGACGCGTAGCTGTTGAGTGAATGGATGGCATCCGGCTTTTCGATGACCGCCAAATCGGTTGACGACACAACGCTGCCGCTTTCCAAGTCGACCGAGATCAGTTTCAGCTCGATCGCCTTGGCAATCGCCAACTGTTTCATCTTCTTCTCTTCGATACCCGACGCCCGCATCATTTCCAGCCGCTCTTCGTCGGTCGCCGCTCGCTCCACCGCCGTCGTGACCCAAATGGTCCCATCGGCAATCACCGGCGACGACCAAGCTCGGCCGGGCAGCCCCGTCTTCCAAGTAACATTTTGATCTTCGCCAAACGCCGTCGGCACCGACTGGCTAGCGACAATGCCGTCGCCCGACGCGCCACGAAACTGGGGCCAAGATCCATCCGCCAGAGCACAGGAGGTCCAACAAGCGAAACAGATCGAAGCAATCGCGGAAACACGCAAGGAAAAACCGAAAGACAACATCGCGGGGTAATCCCAATGTTAGGCGGACAGAAGATCTGGGGCGGGACGCAGGCAGGCAAGTTCAAGATTCTAACCCAATTGCTGCCTGCGAACGGGCAAAACGAATGTGAATGGACAGTCAAAATTGGCGTGATCCCCAATACTCAGCAAAAAAATCAAAACCGACGACCGTGAACCCCCATCACAGCCCTGGCGTCCGAAAGAAGATATTGCTAAATTCCGATCCCGCGAGCAAAACTCGCCCGCACCCCTAGCTCAATTGGATAGAGCATCGGTCTACGGAACCGAAGGTTACTGGTTCGAATCCAGTGGGGTGTACTCTTTTCAATCTGCGAACCAAGGCGACCACGCCGGTTCGTTCAGAGTGCCCAAGCTCGTGGCGTCACTTTCGCCGCGAAAAACGCACGTCTTTTGCAGTGCTTCCGCAATCGAAAGAGTCTCGGCTATCTCGATCTCGCCGGCACGGCTGAGCCCTCGAAACCCAAAATGGGCGAATCTCCGCCGAGACTATCGCGCTCTCTCGGTTTCGCCGCGCTCGAAGGTCATTCGCCGGATGCTTCCGACCCACCAAGTAAGACGCGAAACTCGGTGCCTGGGTTAACAGCTTTTCACTAACGCAACTGGGACGACGAGTCGCTCCCTTTGGCGAGTCGCAATTGCTACCATGCGGACGGAAGAGTGGATGCAGGATTGACCACATCCAGAGATTGTGAACATTGCCGAGGAGGGATAGATGTCCGATATCGAAAAAGCTCACGGCGAAAGTGATTTTCCCAAAGACGAGGTCTTCACAGACTTTGCTGGGCGGAAACGACGGTTCCTGCTCATGCAATACCCAACTCCGTTGGGGCATGCTGTACGTGCGTCCGAAGACATAGACGGCGAAGATGGCTATGTCTTTGACGCGTTCTCGACAACGGATCCGTATCAAGCACTCGGCGATCTTCGCAGAAAGATTCGAAAACTACTTTCGGTGCGTCATCTCATCGAGGAAGCCGGAACGTTATCGCTGACTCACGATCGACTGCGAGGGCGAGTTGAGAGCGATGGCGTCGTGGTTGACGGGCGTT from Rubripirellula tenax includes:
- a CDS encoding DUF7713 domain-containing protein, whose amino-acid sequence is MSDIEKAHGESDFPKDEVFTDFAGRKRRFLLMQYPTPLGHAVRASEDIDGEDGYVFDAFSTTDPYQALGDLRRKIRKLLSVRHLIEEAGTLSLTHDRLRGRVESDGVVVDGRFLCFDQLVELIPSYEGFQFNLRFIDPSDEIE
- a CDS encoding outer membrane protein assembly factor BamB family protein produces the protein MLSFGFSLRVSAIASICFACWTSCALADGSWPQFRGASGDGIVASQSVPTAFGEDQNVTWKTGLPGRAWSSPVIADGTIWVTTAVERAATDEERLEMMRASGIEEKKMKQLAIAKAIELKLISVDLESGSVVSSTDLAVIEKPDAIHSLNSYASPTPVIDGDSLYCHFGTYGTFRVDRKSGEVVWQRRLPLEHGVGPGSSPLVHGDVLVLIQDGMDRQYVTGLNKRTGETIWEADRPPFENATPDTSKSYCTPIVITDSAGREQLICMGAQWIVAYEAKTGNEIWRLRHGKGFSVVPRPLFQDDVVFFSTGFGKPELWAVRVDGSGDVTDSHVEWTTAQGIPARPSMVLHDNRLYMVSDNGVASSKSAVDGEEFWKERLGGDYSASPTLIGGLIYFGSHDGKVTIVKPGDEPEIVAVNELDGKIMASPAVIDGALIVRTDAALYRIEEK